One region of Melitaea cinxia chromosome 29, ilMelCinx1.1, whole genome shotgun sequence genomic DNA includes:
- the LOC123667825 gene encoding homeobox protein GBX-2-like translates to MESELESQIKKKAPKPFSIESLIGDRKSPEIDIENNISESSRNSEDDVGDRPEGLDRMRYYLNAPFLQQNVNFPFLLGYPEPWLSRMFSVPPQAQENREEKRDSPVSVGSDIDSDGAEDNTQGNESEADQEDTDTPRENKARRRRTAFTSEQLLELEREFHAKKYLSLTERSQIASALKLSEVQVKIWFQNRRAKWKRVKAGLASGSHSTGKNGSGTKIVVPIPVHVNRFAVRTQHHQMEKQNLQYKLDRNQPLPGSLLHSQTSAFLSATKVSDNRHESVNLINRNPMYDASRLMTPAVNLRFTNQNGRLS, encoded by the exons ATGGAGTCCGAACTCGAATCGCAGATTAAGAAAAAGGCTCCGAAACCTTTTTCGATAGAATCGTTGATCGGTGACAGAAAATCGCCGGAGATCGACATAGAGAATAATATATCGGAATCTTCTAGAAATTCTGAGGACGATGTCGGGGACAGACCTGAGGGTTTGGATAGGATGAGGTACTATTTGAACGCGCCATTTTTACAGCAGAATGTGAATTTTCCGTTTTTGCTCGGTTATCCAGAGCCGTGGTTGTCGAGAATGTTCTCTGTGCCTCCGCAAGCGCAGGAGAATAGAGAAGAGAAGAGAGATAGTCCGGTCAGTGTTGGAAGTGACATAGATAGTGATGGAGCTGAAGATAATACTCAAG GTAATGAATCAGAAGCTGATCAAGAAGACACAGACACGCCGAGAGAGAACAAAGCGAGGCGACGTAGGACAGCCTTCACCTCGGAACAACTCCTCGAGCTGGAGAGGGAGTTCCACGCCAAGAAGTACCTGAGCCTCACTGAGAGGTCACAGATAGCGTCCGCGTTGAAGTTAAGTGAAGTTCAA GTTAAAATATGGTTTCAAAATCGACGAGCAAAATGGAAACGTGTAAAAGCAGGTCTAGCGTCCGGCAGTCATTCTACCGGTAAAAACGGATCCGGCACAAAAATCGTCGTCCCTATACCCGTCCACGTAAACCGATTCGCCGTCCGGACGCAACACCATCAAATGGAGAAACAGAACCTACAATACAAACTAGACAGAAACCAACCATTACCTGGTAGTTTACTACATTCTCAGACATCTGCGTTTTTATCGGCAACCAAAGTGAGTGATAATCGACACGAATCGGTAAATTTGATAAATCGCAACCCTATGTATGACGCGTCGAGATTGATGACCCCGGCTGTCAATTTGAGATTCACAAATCAAAATGGCCGACTGagttaa